A genomic segment from Candidatus Schekmanbacteria bacterium encodes:
- the groL gene encoding chaperonin GroEL (60 kDa chaperone family; promotes refolding of misfolded polypeptides especially under stressful conditions; forms two stacked rings of heptamers to form a barrel-shaped 14mer; ends can be capped by GroES; misfolded proteins enter the barrel where they are refolded when GroES binds): MGAKQILFSEEARAKILKGCATLAKAVAVTLGPKGRNVVLDKSFGSPNITKDGVTVAKEIELEDKFENMGAQMVREVASKTSDIAGDGTTTATVLAHAIFREGMKNVTAGSNPMALKRGIEKAVAVVVEELKKMSKPTKDKKEIAQVGTISANNDSTIGNLIAEAMDKVGKDGVITVEEAKSMETSLEVVEGMQFDRGYLSPYFVTDAERMECILEDPYILIHEKKISNMKDLLPLLEKIAKTGRQFLIISEEVEGEALATLVVNKLRGTLHCSAVKAPGFGDRRKAMLEDIAILTNGQVIAEDLGLKLENVGLDDLGTCKKIVIDKDNTTIIEGKGDASNIQGRVKQIKAQIEESTSDYDKEKLQERLAKLVGGVAVINVGAATETEMKEKKARVEDALHATRAAVEEGIVPGGGIALLRALPALDKLQISGDEKIGVAIVRKALEEPIRQISNNAGVEGSIVVQKVKEGKDAFGYNADTDVYEDLMAAGIIDPTKVTRTALQNASSIASLLITTEALITDKPDDKKESGGMPQMPPGGGMY; the protein is encoded by the coding sequence ATGGGAGCGAAACAAATACTTTTTAGCGAAGAAGCGAGAGCAAAGATACTGAAGGGTTGTGCCACTCTTGCAAAAGCAGTTGCAGTAACTCTTGGACCAAAGGGAAGAAACGTGGTCCTTGATAAAAGCTTTGGTTCCCCAAATATAACCAAAGACGGAGTAACCGTTGCAAAAGAGATCGAACTTGAAGATAAATTTGAGAATATGGGCGCACAGATGGTTCGTGAAGTTGCAAGCAAAACAAGCGACATCGCAGGTGACGGTACAACTACTGCTACAGTCCTTGCGCATGCTATTTTCCGCGAAGGCATGAAGAACGTAACAGCAGGTTCCAATCCGATGGCCCTTAAAAGAGGTATAGAAAAGGCTGTTGCAGTTGTTGTTGAAGAACTTAAGAAGATGAGCAAGCCCACCAAGGACAAGAAAGAAATAGCCCAGGTAGGGACAATTTCAGCAAACAATGATTCAACTATAGGAAATCTTATTGCTGAAGCAATGGACAAGGTCGGCAAGGACGGCGTTATAACAGTTGAAGAAGCAAAGAGCATGGAAACCTCACTCGAAGTTGTAGAAGGTATGCAGTTTGACAGAGGGTATCTCTCCCCATACTTTGTGACTGATGCAGAGAGAATGGAGTGCATTCTTGAGGATCCTTATATACTCATACATGAAAAGAAAATCAGCAACATGAAGGATCTTCTCCCGCTTCTCGAGAAGATAGCAAAGACCGGCAGGCAGTTCTTAATCATATCCGAGGAAGTTGAAGGCGAAGCACTGGCAACACTGGTAGTTAATAAACTCAGAGGGACATTGCACTGCTCCGCTGTAAAAGCCCCGGGCTTCGGCGACAGAAGAAAAGCAATGCTCGAAGATATAGCAATTTTGACCAATGGACAGGTAATAGCTGAAGACCTCGGACTTAAACTTGAGAACGTAGGTCTGGATGATCTCGGAACCTGCAAGAAGATAGTCATTGATAAGGACAACACGACTATCATTGAAGGAAAAGGGGATGCGTCGAATATCCAGGGAAGAGTAAAACAGATAAAGGCTCAGATTGAAGAGTCAACATCTGACTATGATAAGGAAAAGCTCCAGGAAAGGCTTGCAAAGCTGGTTGGCGGCGTTGCAGTCATCAACGTTGGTGCCGCAACTGAGACCGAGATGAAAGAGAAAAAAGCAAGGGTTGAAGATGCACTGCACGCAACAAGAGCTGCCGTTGAAGAAGGTATAGTTCCCGGCGGCGGAATTGCTCTGCTTAGAGCTTTGCCTGCGCTTGACAAACTCCAGATCTCAGGTGATGAAAAGATAGGCGTCGCTATAGTAAGGAAGGCACTTGAAGAGCCTATCCGTCAGATATCCAACAATGCAGGAGTTGAAGGCTCAATCGTAGTTCAGAAGGTTAAAGAAGGTAAAGATGCCTTTGGCTATAATGCTGATACAGATGTTTATGAAGATCTGATGGCAGCAGGAATTATAGACCCCACAAAGGTAACAAGGACAGCGCTTCAGAATGCTTCAAGTATTGCATCACTGCTTATCACAACAGAAGCTCTTATCACAGACAAGCCTGATGATAAGAAAGAATCAGGCGGAATGCCTCAGATGCCCCCGGGCGGAGGAATGTATTAA
- a CDS encoding tetratricopeptide repeat protein has product MMKKILITTTALLITASLLMSACSTGKQKVSLTDGQKTEKSTIVQPEAVTDFLRAEIYAENGEKDKAIESIISALKYDPKAIYLHARLAYLYMENGNLTKAREEADKVAESNTESEDALLAAAEIYSRMDQMDKSEEVYRRVIKLYPKDMRAYLILGLIYGSTNQNEKMVDLYKELVKEVPDQALGYYYLGLALSNMKKYDEAIEALEKAIQFNPDFEAALFNLAKLYSNINSAEKSETLFKKLLELNPNSTAVQKALGELYIDKKDYKTALQFYQKLEYSQPDDPTVHSTLGMIYYTIGDFTNAIKYFGNSLKLNPFDNQSRLYLIAALEESKQFELALSEVKKILDEDPDSTTALLHESLIYQGLKEYSKAIDVVKKAREADPDNKKLAFYLGLAQFKAEQFDEAEKSFKEAIEGDPDNPDYHFNLATVYEKLGKFDDIVSELRTAIKLDEDFATAYNYLGYLFADKGINLDESISLVKKALENEPDNGFFLDSLAWAYFKKGNIDEALKHILQAIKEEPDDPIINEHLGDIYMAKGEKENAIKSWEKSLKEDPKNTAVKDKLHKARQK; this is encoded by the coding sequence ATGATGAAAAAAATATTAATAACCACAACCGCGCTATTAATTACGGCTTCTTTATTAATGTCAGCATGCTCGACAGGGAAACAAAAAGTTTCTTTAACAGACGGTCAGAAAACAGAAAAATCAACCATTGTACAACCTGAAGCTGTAACGGATTTTCTTCGTGCTGAGATATATGCAGAGAACGGAGAGAAAGATAAGGCAATAGAGAGCATTATCAGCGCTCTGAAATACGACCCGAAAGCTATCTACCTGCATGCCAGGCTGGCCTATCTTTACATGGAAAATGGGAATTTGACCAAGGCGCGTGAAGAAGCTGATAAAGTGGCAGAATCAAACACTGAATCAGAGGACGCCCTTTTAGCTGCGGCAGAAATATATTCACGCATGGACCAGATGGACAAGTCTGAGGAGGTTTACAGGAGGGTAATCAAACTTTATCCAAAGGACATGAGGGCTTATCTTATCTTAGGTTTGATTTACGGGAGCACTAACCAGAATGAAAAAATGGTTGACCTATACAAAGAACTTGTAAAAGAGGTCCCGGACCAGGCTCTCGGATATTATTATCTTGGCTTAGCTCTTTCAAATATGAAAAAATACGATGAAGCTATTGAGGCTCTTGAAAAAGCTATTCAGTTCAACCCGGATTTCGAAGCAGCGCTTTTTAACCTTGCAAAGCTTTATTCGAATATCAACTCTGCTGAAAAGTCAGAAACACTTTTTAAAAAACTCCTTGAACTCAATCCTAACAGCACTGCCGTGCAGAAAGCACTTGGCGAGCTTTATATTGATAAGAAGGACTATAAAACCGCCTTGCAGTTTTATCAAAAACTTGAATATTCCCAGCCTGACGATCCAACAGTGCATTCAACTCTTGGAATGATTTATTACACAATTGGAGATTTCACGAATGCAATCAAATATTTCGGAAATTCTCTAAAACTTAACCCCTTTGACAATCAGAGCAGACTTTATCTTATTGCCGCACTCGAAGAATCAAAACAGTTTGAACTGGCTCTTTCCGAGGTGAAAAAAATACTTGATGAAGATCCTGATTCAACGACAGCATTGCTTCACGAAAGTCTCATTTACCAGGGGCTTAAGGAATATTCAAAAGCGATTGACGTAGTTAAAAAGGCACGCGAAGCGGATCCTGACAACAAGAAGCTTGCTTTTTACTTGGGACTTGCACAGTTCAAGGCCGAGCAGTTTGACGAAGCTGAAAAAAGTTTCAAGGAAGCCATTGAAGGAGACCCCGACAATCCGGACTATCATTTCAATCTGGCAACAGTTTACGAAAAACTCGGAAAATTTGATGACATAGTTTCAGAACTGAGAACTGCCATAAAGCTTGATGAGGATTTCGCAACTGCCTATAATTACCTTGGTTATCTTTTTGCTGATAAAGGGATAAACCTCGATGAATCAATAAGCCTTGTAAAAAAAGCATTGGAAAATGAACCTGACAATGGCTTCTTTTTAGACAGCCTTGCATGGGCTTATTTTAAAAAGGGAAATATAGACGAGGCATTAAAACATATATTGCAGGCAATAAAAGAAGAACCAGACGATCCGATTATAAATGAACATCTCGGCGATATTTACATGGCAAAGGGAGAAAAGGAGAATGCCATAAAAAGCTGGGAAAAATCATTGAAAGAGGATCCAAAAAATACAGCAGTTAAAGACAAACTCCATAAAGCGCGGCAAAAATAA
- the tatB gene encoding twin-arginine translocase subunit TatB, with translation MFGNIGFQELLVILVLGLIVIGPKKLPEVARMLGKGLAELKRAMDEVKDTVNEEVNKETKIFSDEIADVKKIADMSNLNEYPYPPSKEAIAKENGKEKKG, from the coding sequence ATGTTCGGCAATATAGGTTTTCAGGAACTGTTAGTTATACTTGTACTTGGCCTTATTGTAATAGGCCCAAAAAAACTCCCGGAAGTTGCAAGGATGTTAGGCAAGGGGCTAGCAGAATTAAAACGTGCAATGGATGAAGTAAAAGACACTGTCAACGAGGAAGTCAACAAGGAAACAAAAATTTTCTCTGATGAGATAGCAGACGTAAAAAAAATAGCTGACATGTCCAATCTTAACGAATATCCCTATCCCCCATCCAAGGAAGCCATAGCAAAGGAAAATGGAAAAGAAAAAAAAGGATGA
- a CDS encoding topoisomerase DNA-binding C4 zinc finger domain-containing protein, with protein MAILMKTIFTIIGIIVFFYLVLLISNYCERKRQEKLIKKLGPKLDNLLTRVEAIETVVLVKEINHIKQRFFKTLAKLKEENGEYINICPKCGDTLAVKDTAYYGKIFGCPNYPNCRYLVKVADKNANTFDLITVD; from the coding sequence ATGGCAATACTTATGAAAACTATATTTACCATTATTGGAATCATTGTATTCTTTTACCTTGTGTTGCTTATTTCTAATTACTGTGAACGGAAGCGACAAGAGAAACTCATAAAAAAGCTTGGTCCAAAACTTGATAACTTACTAACACGGGTTGAAGCAATAGAAACGGTGGTACTAGTGAAGGAAATCAACCATATTAAACAACGCTTTTTTAAGACATTGGCAAAATTGAAAGAAGAAAATGGCGAATATATAAATATCTGTCCTAAGTGCGGAGATACTTTGGCTGTAAAAGATACTGCTTATTATGGTAAAATTTTTGGTTGTCCTAATTATCCTAACTGTCGTTATCTTGTAAAAGTTGCGGATAAAAATGCGAATACCTTTGATTTAATAACAGTGGATTAA
- the tatC gene encoding twin-arginine translocase subunit TatC: protein MEKKKKDETAPGEMTFLEHLEELRKRVIHILIMIIAGFVVCYIFSEQLFHFLVNPVLSALPQDKKLVFTSPYQPFAIYIKVAMIMGCFFTFPGILYETWKFVAPGLYKNERRYTLLFLTMTIVFFVGGALFGYSMVLPYCYKFLIGYGSDFTPMLTINDALSSVTWLLFAFGMAFELPVVILILAKMGIVSLETLKKGRSYIILLIFVFAAIITPTPDLVTQTAVAIPMYLLYELSIILIKLFIRK, encoded by the coding sequence ATGGAAAAGAAAAAAAAGGATGAGACTGCTCCGGGGGAAATGACTTTTCTGGAGCATCTCGAAGAACTCCGCAAAAGAGTAATACATATTCTTATCATGATAATTGCGGGATTTGTAGTTTGTTACATATTCTCAGAACAGTTATTCCATTTTCTGGTAAATCCGGTTTTATCAGCCCTTCCTCAGGATAAAAAGCTGGTTTTTACAAGCCCCTATCAACCCTTTGCCATTTACATAAAAGTCGCAATGATAATGGGATGTTTTTTCACGTTCCCGGGAATATTGTATGAAACATGGAAATTCGTTGCACCCGGGCTTTATAAAAATGAAAGGAGATATACACTCCTTTTCCTGACAATGACTATTGTGTTTTTTGTTGGCGGTGCACTTTTCGGTTATTCCATGGTCTTGCCGTACTGCTATAAATTCCTGATAGGTTATGGCTCAGATTTCACTCCAATGCTGACAATAAATGATGCTCTTTCCAGCGTGACATGGCTTTTGTTTGCGTTCGGTATGGCTTTCGAGCTTCCGGTTGTCATTTTAATTCTTGCAAAGATGGGAATAGTCTCACTGGAAACACTGAAAAAAGGGAGATCGTATATCATCCTCCTTATTTTTGTTTTTGCTGCCATAATAACGCCCACGCCGGACCTTGTGACACAAACTGCTGTTGCAATACCGATGTATTTACTGTATGAGCTAAGCATCATATTAATCAAATTGTTTATAAGGAAATGA
- the groES gene encoding co-chaperone GroES, translating to MKFRPLHDRIVVQRLDEEKKTKGGIIIPDTAKEKPQEGKVIAVGNGRILDDGKVKALDVKAGDKILFSKYAGNEIKVEGEDYIIMREEDVLGIIEG from the coding sequence ATGAAATTTCGTCCATTGCATGACAGGATCGTTGTTCAGAGACTTGATGAGGAAAAAAAGACCAAAGGCGGTATTATAATCCCGGATACCGCGAAAGAGAAACCGCAAGAGGGGAAGGTAATCGCAGTAGGTAACGGAAGAATATTGGATGATGGTAAGGTCAAAGCCCTTGATGTGAAAGCTGGCGACAAGATACTTTTCAGCAAGTATGCCGGAAATGAAATAAAGGTTGAAGGTGAAGATTATATCATAATGAGAGAGGAAGATGTCCTCGGAATTATTGAAGGCTAA
- a CDS encoding type II toxin-antitoxin system RelE/ParE family toxin, which yields MKIELLDSAEKDLLDGFEFYERKSKGLGGYFLESLFSDIDSLYIFAGVHALHFGYHRLLSKRFPFAIYYKVNIETVQVYAILDCRRNPAWIRKKLT from the coding sequence ATGAAAATTGAACTTCTTGATTCTGCGGAGAAAGATTTACTCGATGGTTTCGAATTTTATGAACGTAAATCAAAAGGTCTTGGTGGTTACTTTCTCGAATCACTATTTTCAGATATTGACTCACTCTATATTTTTGCCGGTGTTCACGCCCTCCATTTCGGATATCATCGGTTGCTATCCAAAAGATTTCCCTTCGCCATTTATTATAAGGTAAATATAGAAACCGTACAGGTTTATGCCATTTTAGATTGCCGCAGGAATCCGGCCTGGATCAGAAAGAAACTCACATAA
- a CDS encoding restriction endonuclease, whose translation MTLDEFQQKLALFEVKVTEIERLKKDLQDFNASIDKRIQRNEINSKKIIDEYLSKRKSELQEQIKAFDIQKSESEKQLTDIAERIEKDRKFFELKQLQDREAIKKIFKEKTLGFPWLAKAYGDYLDLRDKQIGDYLENKRPPALKGAEAVKLLRKEKNKLEKEYRVSKYLLQYYENLFPWLLDFRGEELDDIIKRILEPDGREESIRDNDDPARIWLTDAEYKNLSSVEKYQLALDRYWEKKKSSWEIGRDYERYIGYLYESEGFEVYYQGIVKGFEDLGRDLICTKGNNVEIVQCKCWSKNKTIHEKHINQLFGTTVMYWIQKVKDKSVQFDLFPSSIRAAQIMPCFITSTELSDSARQFASALGVKIKEKFPFVPYPSIKCNVSRTTGEKIYHLPFDQQYDKTLIEEERSECYVETVAKAESLGFRRAFQWRGDKTMQ comes from the coding sequence ATGACACTTGATGAATTTCAACAAAAGCTTGCACTTTTTGAAGTTAAAGTTACAGAAATAGAGCGCTTAAAAAAAGATCTACAGGACTTCAACGCAAGCATTGATAAGCGGATACAACGAAATGAAATAAACAGCAAGAAGATTATCGATGAGTACCTTTCAAAAAGAAAAAGTGAATTACAAGAACAAATAAAGGCATTTGACATCCAGAAATCAGAATCAGAGAAGCAATTGACTGATATTGCCGAGAGGATTGAAAAGGATAGAAAGTTTTTCGAATTAAAACAATTACAGGATCGTGAAGCGATTAAAAAAATTTTTAAAGAAAAAACTTTGGGGTTCCCATGGTTAGCTAAGGCATATGGTGACTATTTAGACCTTCGAGATAAGCAAATTGGAGACTATCTAGAAAACAAAAGACCTCCAGCCCTAAAGGGTGCGGAAGCTGTCAAACTGCTGCGTAAAGAGAAAAATAAACTTGAGAAAGAATATCGAGTATCAAAGTATTTACTACAATACTATGAAAACCTGTTTCCTTGGTTGTTAGATTTTAGAGGTGAGGAATTAGACGATATCATTAAGCGAATATTAGAGCCAGACGGAAGAGAGGAATCTATCAGAGATAATGACGATCCAGCAAGAATTTGGCTGACCGATGCAGAGTACAAAAACTTATCATCAGTAGAGAAATATCAGTTAGCATTAGATCGGTATTGGGAGAAAAAGAAGTCCTCATGGGAAATAGGAAGAGACTATGAGAGGTATATTGGCTATCTATATGAATCAGAAGGATTCGAAGTTTACTATCAAGGAATCGTTAAGGGATTTGAGGATCTCGGGAGAGACTTGATTTGTACGAAGGGAAATAATGTTGAAATAGTACAATGCAAGTGTTGGTCTAAGAATAAAACCATACATGAAAAGCATATTAATCAGTTATTTGGTACAACAGTTATGTATTGGATACAAAAAGTTAAAGATAAAAGTGTTCAGTTTGATTTATTTCCTTCGTCTATACGAGCTGCACAGATTATGCCTTGTTTTATTACATCAACTGAGCTATCTGATTCAGCAAGGCAATTCGCGAGTGCGTTAGGAGTTAAGATCAAAGAGAAATTCCCTTTTGTGCCATATCCCTCAATCAAGTGTAATGTATCTCGAACAACTGGGGAAAAAATTTACCACTTACCATTTGACCAACAATATGACAAAACACTAATTGAAGAAGAGAGAAGTGAATGTTATGTTGAAACTGTTGCAAAAGCTGAAAGCTTGGGATTTCGAAGAGCTTTTCAATGGCGGGGAGATAAAACAATGCAATGA
- a CDS encoding carbon starvation protein A yields MFKKLIWLLISFIAAVAIAIVAGIFNPQEKVNALWIVVATGCTYAIAYRFYAAFLSTKVLSINEKNITPAMRMKDGIDYDPTNRWVLFGHHFAAIAGAGPLIGPMLAAQFGYLPGFLWILIGATMGGAVHDMVILVASVRRNGRSLAQIAKDEIGPVGGFAASIAILFIIIVALAGLGLAVVNALTHSPWGTYTIGLTIPIALLMGIYLYRIRPGKVSEVSIIGVSLLVIAVVSGHYIPGSFLEPFFNLSRETLVISIAVYGFIASVLPVWLLLCPRDYLSTYMKIGTISLLAIGVIVIAPDIQMPAVTRFVDGGGPIIPGKLFPFMFITIACGAISGFHALISSGTTPKMIMSEKDIKFIGYGAMLAEGFVSAMALIAATILIPGDYFAINTKLTFDQIAALGFNVDKIKELSAMVQTNVEGRPGGAVSLAVGMASIFSGLPGMKSLMPYWYNFALMFEALFILTTVDAGTRVARFLIQELGGYIYKPLARHNWMPGILGTSLAVVASWGYLISSGNISTIWPMFGVANQLLAAIALGVGTTLIIKSGKSKYAWTTAVPMIFMFTMTFTASYELVGMFMEKAASAASAGEALSFKIDAVLVTMMAVLAAVSLFDMLHKWYGYFSGSREITTSEVIECAD; encoded by the coding sequence ATGTTCAAGAAACTTATCTGGCTTTTAATATCATTCATTGCGGCTGTGGCAATTGCCATAGTTGCCGGAATATTCAATCCGCAGGAAAAGGTAAATGCCCTCTGGATAGTTGTAGCAACAGGCTGCACCTATGCGATCGCCTACAGGTTTTACGCCGCTTTCCTTTCAACTAAAGTCCTTTCAATTAACGAAAAAAATATAACCCCGGCAATGAGAATGAAAGACGGCATAGACTACGATCCCACAAACCGCTGGGTTCTTTTTGGACATCATTTTGCGGCAATTGCAGGAGCAGGCCCTTTAATCGGTCCCATGCTTGCCGCGCAGTTCGGCTACCTTCCCGGATTCTTATGGATATTGATTGGGGCAACGATGGGTGGGGCTGTCCATGACATGGTCATACTTGTTGCATCGGTAAGAAGGAACGGACGTTCCCTTGCACAGATAGCAAAGGATGAGATTGGTCCGGTCGGAGGATTTGCCGCATCAATAGCAATACTTTTTATAATAATAGTTGCCCTTGCGGGACTCGGGCTCGCTGTGGTAAATGCGCTGACACACAGTCCGTGGGGAACTTATACTATAGGCCTTACAATTCCCATAGCGCTTCTTATGGGTATTTACCTTTACCGCATAAGACCGGGCAAAGTTTCTGAAGTATCAATAATCGGGGTCAGCCTTCTCGTGATCGCAGTCGTTTCAGGGCATTACATCCCGGGCTCTTTCCTTGAGCCTTTTTTCAATCTCTCAAGGGAAACGCTTGTCATATCAATTGCTGTTTACGGATTTATAGCATCTGTTCTGCCAGTATGGCTTCTGCTTTGCCCAAGGGATTATCTTTCAACTTATATGAAAATCGGGACCATATCGCTTCTTGCAATTGGGGTAATCGTAATTGCACCTGATATCCAGATGCCGGCTGTTACGAGATTTGTTGATGGAGGAGGTCCCATAATTCCCGGTAAACTTTTCCCTTTCATGTTCATTACCATAGCCTGCGGCGCCATCTCAGGATTCCATGCGCTTATATCATCAGGCACAACACCAAAGATGATAATGTCAGAAAAAGACATAAAATTCATAGGCTACGGGGCAATGCTGGCAGAAGGCTTCGTTTCCGCGATGGCTCTTATAGCAGCAACGATACTTATTCCCGGCGATTATTTCGCTATCAATACGAAACTCACCTTTGACCAGATTGCCGCGCTCGGCTTTAACGTAGACAAGATAAAAGAACTCTCCGCTATGGTACAGACCAATGTGGAGGGGCGCCCGGGCGGTGCAGTGTCGCTGGCAGTCGGAATGGCTTCGATATTTTCCGGGCTTCCCGGCATGAAATCGCTTATGCCTTACTGGTACAACTTCGCACTTATGTTTGAAGCTCTTTTCATATTAACCACTGTGGACGCAGGAACAAGAGTAGCAAGGTTTCTCATACAGGAGCTTGGAGGTTATATCTACAAACCCCTTGCAAGACATAACTGGATGCCTGGTATTTTAGGGACAAGCTTAGCAGTAGTCGCTTCATGGGGTTATCTCATCTCGTCAGGGAATATATCAACAATATGGCCAATGTTCGGAGTTGCTAACCAGCTTCTTGCCGCCATAGCCCTTGGAGTTGGGACAACGCTTATCATAAAATCAGGAAAATCAAAGTACGCATGGACAACAGCCGTCCCAATGATATTTATGTTCACCATGACCTTCACCGCTTCCTATGAACTTGTCGGGATGTTCATGGAAAAGGCGGCAAGTGCGGCATCAGCAGGAGAGGCACTCTCCTTCAAGATAGATGCAGTGCTGGTAACCATGATGGCAGTTCTCGCCGCAGTGTCGCTTTTTGATATGCTTCATAAATGGTACGGATATTTCTCAGGAAGCAGGGAAATAACAACCAGCGAAGTGATTGAGTGCGCTGACTAG
- a CDS encoding addiction module protein, which produces MDISLPLDKMTNLDKIAMMEKLWDDLCRDPEAIQSPIWHKDVLEGREKELNEGNAKFTSFDQAKDRIRNQIK; this is translated from the coding sequence ATGGATATTTCATTACCTTTGGATAAAATGACAAATTTAGATAAGATAGCAATGATGGAAAAGCTATGGGATGATCTCTGTCGAGATCCCGAAGCCATCCAATCACCAATCTGGCACAAGGATGTTTTAGAGGGAAGGGAAAAAGAGTTAAACGAAGGTAATGCAAAGTTTACATCCTTTGATCAAGCAAAAGACAGAATCAGAAATCAGATTAAATGA
- the larC gene encoding nickel pincer cofactor biosynthesis protein LarC, with the protein MAEKLFLDCSSGISGDMFSGALIDLGFDINVLRKELSKLNLDDFKVSTREVSKKGVRALKFDVHIHKHQHHHRTYKDIEAIYKKSSLDKKIISRALDVFKALADAEALVHGTTRNKVHFHEVGAVDSIVDITTVAAGIHYLGITDVACSPLNLGGGMINMEHGRLPVPAPATAELLKGIPVYSGTSEGELTTPTGAALVKVLCNEFVSFPSGVISKIGYGAGEKELHSTPNILRAFLLESEATPGSDYDKDTVIIIETNIDDQNPQCFEYIMEKLFEKGALDVYLTPIIMKKSRPAIMLSVISGKEKCLDLIESILTETTSFGVRYYEVPRIILQREIRKIKTRFGMADIKLGTAAGKILKISPEYDNIKELARKSKKPILEVMREVQSAIEKAGIRKER; encoded by the coding sequence ATGGCTGAAAAATTATTTCTCGATTGTTCATCTGGTATTAGCGGGGATATGTTTTCTGGGGCGCTTATTGACCTTGGATTTGATATAAATGTTTTGCGCAAGGAACTTTCCAAGCTGAATCTCGATGACTTTAAGGTCTCAACAAGGGAAGTCAGTAAGAAGGGGGTAAGAGCTCTTAAATTTGATGTCCACATTCACAAACACCAGCATCACCACAGGACATATAAAGACATAGAGGCAATCTATAAAAAATCATCTCTCGATAAAAAAATAATAAGCAGAGCACTTGATGTATTTAAGGCGTTGGCTGATGCCGAGGCTCTGGTGCATGGAACAACCCGCAACAAGGTGCATTTCCATGAGGTAGGCGCGGTTGATTCGATAGTTGACATTACAACTGTTGCGGCGGGTATTCATTATCTTGGCATTACAGATGTTGCCTGTTCTCCTCTCAATCTTGGTGGTGGCATGATCAACATGGAACATGGGAGACTTCCTGTTCCTGCTCCTGCTACGGCAGAACTTCTGAAAGGAATACCTGTTTACAGCGGCACCAGCGAAGGAGAATTGACTACACCAACCGGCGCTGCGCTGGTCAAGGTTCTTTGCAATGAGTTTGTTTCATTTCCTTCTGGTGTTATTAGCAAGATAGGATATGGAGCCGGTGAGAAGGAACTTCATTCCACACCCAATATACTGAGGGCCTTCCTGCTGGAGTCTGAAGCAACGCCAGGAAGCGACTACGACAAAGACACTGTCATCATAATAGAAACCAATATCGATGACCAGAACCCGCAATGTTTTGAGTATATAATGGAAAAACTTTTTGAGAAGGGAGCGCTCGATGTATATCTCACTCCAATAATAATGAAGAAAAGCCGTCCGGCAATTATGCTTTCGGTTATATCCGGTAAGGAAAAATGTCTTGATTTGATCGAGAGCATACTTACAGAGACCACGTCTTTCGGCGTAAGATATTATGAGGTTCCGAGAATAATCCTTCAACGTGAGATACGGAAAATTAAAACCAGGTTCGGGATGGCAGATATAAAACTTGGGACAGCTGCGGGAAAGATTCTTAAAATTTCTCCTGAATATGATAACATTAAGGAGCTTGCCCGTAAAAGTAAAAAACCAATCCTTGAAGTTATGAGGGAAGTTCAATCAGCTATTGAAAAAGCAGGAATCAGGAAAGAGCGCTAA